The sequence CCGAAGGCCACCGACGAGTGCGCAGCCGAGCTGCCGCCGCTCGCCGCGGCCGACGGTGGCCACACCTACCGCTGCATCCATCCCGAGACCCCTACCGGAGTGAGCGCCTGATGCCGAAGTTCGCCGGAATCGTCCCGCCGCTGTGCACGCCGTTCACCGACGACTTCAGCGTGGACACCGAGTCGCTGCGGCGCCACGTCGAGGTCCAGCTCGACGCCGGCGTCCACGGCGTCTTCGTCCTCGGCTCCTCCAGCGAGGTCGCCTTCCTGCCCGACGCGCAGCGCCGCGTCGTCGTCGAGACGACGGTCGACCAGGTCGCCGGCCGCGTCCCGGTGCTCGCCGGCTGTATCGACATGACGACGTTGCGGGTCGCCGAGCACATCCGCGCCGCCGAAGCCGCCGGGGCCGACGCCGTCGTGGTCACCGCGCCCTACTACACGCGCACGCACGTCGCCGAGATCGACCGGCACTTCCGCTTGCTGCACGAACGCACGGCGCTGCCGATCGTCGCCTACGACATCCCGGTCGCGGTGCACACGAAGCTCGACGGCGGCCTGGTGCTCGACCTCGCCGCCGACGGCGTCATCGCCGGGCTCAAGGACTCCAGCGGCGACGAAGCCGCGTTCCGGGCCGTGCTGCTCGGCAAGCGCGACCGCGGTCTCGACGACTTCGCCGTGTTCACCGGGTCCGAGCTGGTGGTGGACGCGGCGCTGGCGATGGGCGCGGACGGCGCCGTCCCCGGGCTCGGCAACGTCGACCCGGTCGGGTACGTGCTGATCCACGACCACTTCAAGTCCGGCAATCTCGCCGCGGCCCGCCGCGAGCAGGAACGCCTGATGAAGCTGTTCTCGATCACGTCGGTGGCGCCGCCGAGCCGGATGGGCCGCGGCTCGGCCGGGCTCGGCGCGTTCAAGGCCGCGATGAAGCTGCGCGGGTTCATCGACAACGCCGTCATGGCGCCGCCGCAGCTGCCCTTGAACGACGAAGAGCTGTTGCGGATCAAGGAGAAGCTCGTCGAAGCGGGCTTGCTCTGATGATCCGCTACGGTGCCGACTACAACCCGGAGCACTGGCCCGCCGACGTCCGCCGCGAGGACCTGGAGCTGATGGCCGAAGCGGGCGTCACGATGGTGACCGCGGGGATCTACTCGTGGGCCGCCGTCGAGCCGCGGCCGGGGGAGTACGACTTCGGCTGGTTCGACGACGTGCTGGCCGGGCTGGCCGGCGCCGGGATCGGGGGGTGCCTGGCGACGATGACCGCGTCCCCGCCGCCGTGGCTGTCCCGGCTGCACCCGGAGATCCTGCCGGTGCGCGCCGACGGCGTCCGGCTGTCGCCCGGCGCGCGGCAGCAGTTCTGCCCGTCCAGCCCGGTGTACCGCTCGCACGCTTCGCGGCTCGTGACCGAGCTGGCCACCCGGTACGCGGGCCACCCCGCGCTGGCGATGTGGCACGTGGGCAACGAGTTCGGCTGCCACATCCGGGCGTGCTACTGCGACGAGTCCGCCACGGACTTCCGGCGCTGGCTGGAGGAGCGCTACGGCACGATAGAGGCGCTCAACGACGCGTGGACGACGACGTTCTGGTCCCAGCGCTACTCTTCGTGGGACGAGATCCTGCCGCCGCGCGTGGCCCCGACGTTCCCGAACCCCGCGCAGCAGCTGGACTTCCACCGGTTCTCCTCCGACGCGCTGCTCGAGTGCTTCCGGACCGAGCAGCGCGTGCTGCGGCGGGTCACCCCGGACGTCCCGATCACGACCAACTTCGTCGGCCTGGTGCAGAAAGCCCTGGACTGGCACACGTGGACCCCGCACGAGGACGTCGTCAGTCTCGACTCGTACCCGGACCCCTACGACCCGCGCGCCCACGTCGAAGCCGCGTTCGCCTACGACCTGGTCCGGTCCACGAAGGACCAGCCGTGGCTGCTGCTGGAACAGGCGCCGAGCGCGGTGAACTGGCGGTCCCGCAACAGTCCCAAGCCGCCGGGCGCGATGCGGCTCGGCAGCTGGCAGGCGATCGCGCAGGGCGCCGACGCCGTCCTGTTCTTCCAGTGGCGGCAGACCAGCGGTGGCGCGGAGAAGTTCCACTCGGCGATGGTTCCCCACGGCGGCCGGGACACCCGGACGTTCCGCGAGACTTCCGCGCTGGGAAGGGAACTGGCCCGCGTGCCGGAGCTGGCCGGGACGCGCGTGCGGGCGGACGTCGCGCTGCTGCACGACTGGCCGAGCTGGTGGGGCCTGGAACTCGACTCGCACCCGGCGTCGCTGGAGCAGCTGGAGACACACCTCGCGCACTACGCGCCGTTGTTCGACGCCAACATCACCTGCGACGTCGTCCATCCGTCGCGTGATCTTTCGCGGTACAAGCTGGTCGTCGTACCGAACCTGTACCTGCTGGAGCGGCCGGTCGCGGACAACCTCCGCGCGTACGTCGCCCGCGGCGGGCACCTGCTGGTGTCGTACTTTTCCGGAATCGTGGACGGCTGCGACCGCGCGTACCTCGGCGGGCACCCGGCGCCGCTGCGGGACGTCCTCGGCCTGCGGGTCGACGAGTTCTGGCCCCTGGACGGAACGGTCGCGCTCGAATTCTCCGACGGGACAACGGATTCCGGCACGATCTGGTCGGAGTGGATCGAACTCGAAGGCGCCGCGGCGGTCGCCACCTTCGCCGCCGGTGACCTCGCCGGGCGGCCCGCGATCACGCGGCACGCCTTCGGGAACGGCGTCGCGTGGTACGCCGGCACCCGGCCCGAGCTGGGCCCGGTGCTGAGCCGCGTGTGCGCGGAAGCCGGGGTGACACCGGTGATCACGGCTCCGGCGGGCGTCCAAGCGGTCGTCCGGCACGGCGAGGAAAGCGCTTACCTGTTCCTGCTCAACCACGGCACCGAGCCGGTCACCGTCGACCTGCCGCACGCCGCGCCGGACCTGCTCACCGACCCGTCGCGGCCGGTGCGCGAGGTCCGGCTCGCCCCGCGAGGTGTCGCCGTCCTGAAGGGATGACAATGAGAACACTGGGGAGCTGGGCCGCTTTGCTGGCCCTGGCGGGCTCGCTGCTCGCGGTGAGCCCGGCGCAGGCCGAGCCGATGTTCGAGCAGCAGGTGCTGTTCAAGGCGGCGCAGGACCCGGGGTACAGCTGCTTCCGGATCCCGGCGATCGTGCGGTCCGCGCACGGCACGCTGCTCGCGTTCGCCGAGGGCCGCATCGACAACTGCGGCGACACCGGCGACATCGACCTCGTGCTCAAGCGGTCCACCGACGGCGGCAAGACGTGGTCGCCGCTGCAGGTGGTCAACCGCGGCGGCGGGGACACCCACGGCAACCCGGTGCCCATTGTGGACAGCCGCACCGGCCGGATCGTGCTGATCACGACGTACAACAAGGGACGTGACGACGACAAGGGCTGCGATGTGCCCTGCCCGCGCACCCCGCATTCCCAGTACAGCGACGACGACGGCCTGACCTGGTCGACGCCCGTCGACATCAGCGCGCAGGCGAAGCTGCCGGACTGGGACTCGTGGTACGCGTCCGGTCCGGTGCACGGGATCCAGCTGACGCGTGGCCGCCACGCGGGCCGGCTCGTGTTCGGCGTCAACGCGGAAACCAGCGACGGCACGCATTCGATCGAGAACCACGCGGGGCTCGTCTACAGCGACGACGGCGGGCGCAGCTGGCACGTCGGCGCGGTGAACAGCTACCCCCACCCGGTCGGCGGTACGTACACCCAGAAGCCGTCCGAGGTCACCGTCGCCGAGCTGGCCGACGGGTCGATCTACGCCGGCGGCCGCGAGCAGGGCGGCACCGATATCGGCAACCGCGACTACGCCATCAGCCGCGACGGTGGTGAGACGTTCTCCAGGTCCTTCACCACCATCCCCGACCTGGTGACGCCGATGGTGCAGGGCGCGGTGCTGCGGGTCGGCAACCGCCTGCTGTTCTCGTCGCCGTCGGACACCGACCGGCGGCGGTGGATGATGCTCCGGTCGTCGTACGACGGCGGCCGGACGTGGGAGAACGCCGAGCAGGGCACGCGGATCACCACGGACTGGTCGGGCTACTCGGACCTGGTGCAGATCGCCGGTGCGCGGATCGGGCTCCTGTACGAAGGCGGCGCGGTCGACGCCCGGGACGAGATCCGCTTCGCGCGGTTCGACGAGTCGTACCTGGGGTGGCACAACTCGGCGGGACCGTCCACACCGGACGTTTCCGGCCACGCCGACGCGCGGGTGCTCGGCGGTGCTTCCCTTGCTGCGGGGCGCTTCGGTGGCGCCGTTTCCCTGGACGGCGTCGACGACTACGTCCGTGTTCCCTACGACCCGGCGCAACCCCCGGGCGACGGCGACCTGACGTGGACGGGCTGGTTCCGCTACGGCGCCTCGAAGGGCAACCAGGTGCTGTTCTGGCTCGGCGGGATGGGCGGCACCGCCCCGCAGCTGTGGCTGCGCGGCGAACCGGCGAACCACCGGCTGCTCGCGATGATGACCACGGCCGCCGGAAGCGCATCGATCACGACCGCGCAGGCGTACGACGACCAGGCGTGGCACCACATCGCGCTGGAGCGCACCGGCGGGAAGCTGCTGCTGTGGGTCGACGGTGTGCAGGTCGCTTCCGGTGCCGCCGTGACGGGTTCGGTGAGCCAGACGGTGTCGTTCCAGCTGCAGCTCGGCCAGCGGCTGGACAACCAGTTCCGCTGGAACGGCTCGTTCGACGAGGTCGGGTTCTACCGCCGGGCGTTGACGGCCGCCGAGCTGGACGCGATCCGGCTTGGGAACGCACCCGTTCCGGCGGGCCAGGTACTGCGGCTGCCGTTCGACCGGCTCCGCGGCTGAAGCCGCTGGTCAGAGCGTCCGGCAGGTGACGGCCGGGCGGCCGGCGTCGCTGCTCTGGGCCAGGGCGATGAAGCCGAACGTCGTCGTCGCGTTGGCGTTGAGTTTGGCGTTCCACGCCGCGTTGTCGACCGTGACGGTGGAGCCGTCCACGGTGTAGTCGCCGTTCCACAAGCCGGTGATGTGGTGGCCGTCCGGGAGGGACCAGCGGACGCTCCAGCCGGAGAGGTCCTCGCGGTGGTCGTTGCGGACGGTCACCTGCACCTGGTAGCCGCCCGGCCAGGAGTTCGTCACCTCGTAGCTGGCCGCGCAGCCGAGGTCGGCGGCGGTGGTCGGGGTGGGCGGCGGCGGTGAGGTGACCGGCGCGGCGACCACCGGTGCCGAGTCGGGCACCAGGGCCGTCCCGATCAGCACCCCCGCCGCCAGCAGGACGGCGCCGGCCGCGACGGCCAGCACCAGTCGGCGCCGAGGCCGGCGGACGCGCAGCAGCCGCGTGCCCGTGCGCGGCCGGGGGCGCGGGGGCGGTAGCGGGCGGCCGTCGGTGACCGCCTCGAACAGCTGCTGGACCTCCGCCATCGACGGCCGCGCGGCCGGGTCGCGCTGGAGCATACGGGTGAGGACCTCGGCGAGCGGGCCGTCGTGCCGGGGCGGCGTGACGTCTTCGCGGGCGACGCGCAGGAGGAGGGCGATCGCGTTGTCGTCGGTGCCGAACGGGGGCGTGCCTTCCAGCGCGCGGTAGAGCGTCGAGCCGAGGGAGAAGACGTCGGCGGGGAAGCCTGCCTCGCGGCCGTTGGCGACCTCGGGGGAGAGATAAGCGGGGGTGCCCGCGATGAACCCGCCGCCGGTCACGGTGCCTTCGCCGGTCGCCCGGGAGATGCCGAAGTCGGCGATCTTGGCGACGCCGTCCTCGCCGATGAGGACGTTCCCGGGCGTGACGTCCCGGTGCACGATGCCCTCGGCGTGCGCCGCGGCGAGCGCCGACGCGGTCTGCCTGCCGATGCGCGCGACGTCTTCGGCGGGCAGGCACTCGCGGTCGAGCAGGATCTCGGCCAGGCTCCGCGACGGCAGGTACTCCATGACCAGGTACGGCTCGCCGTCCTGCTCGACGACGTCGTGCACGGTGATGGCGTGCGGGTGCCGCAGGCGGGCGGTGAGCCGTGCTTCGCGCAGCGCGCGCTCGGCCGCCTGCTCCCCGGCGGCCTCCCCGATGGCGGCGTCGTAGTCCAGCTGCTTGACCGCGACGACCCGGTCGAGCCGCTCGTCACGAGCCCGCCAGACGACGCCCATGGCGCCTTGGCCGATCCTCATCGTCAGCCGGTAGCGCCCGGCGATCAGCTCTCCTGCGTCGGTCACGACGACCTCCCGGCCTTCCCCGGAACACACGGATGCGGGGAACGATCGGTTCGAGCTTATCGAGGTGCGGGAGGTGCCGCCGAGGAGCGGGCCCGGTTGCCGGATGCGGGCTGCCGCGGCCTTCCGGCCGATGCGCCGGTCGCGGCCAGTCGGCTGTGGCGCCGATGAACGGGCCTGGTTGCGGCGGGCGGGCGGCCCGGCATCGGCTGCCCGACCCGCTCGCCGGGATGCGGGCCCCGACGTGCGCACCCCGGCGCCGACCAGCGACTCCCGCGGCCCACCCACCGCCGAAGCAGCGGGCAGGCCGCGGTCTCACGCGCCCGGCCGGTGCAGCTGGTCCCAAGCCGGCACGTACGGCGTGAACCTCAGCTTCATCCCGGCCTCCGCCGGCAGTTTGTCCGCCTTCCGCGCGTTGCAGCTGCGGGCCGCGCCGCCGCACGCCGCGACCGTGTTCAGCCACGACGTGCGCTCGCCGCCGCGGCTCAGCGGGACCACGTGGTCGATCGTCGTGGCGCGGGCGCCGCAGTACGCGCAGCGGTGGCCGTCGCGGGTGAGGACGCCGCGGCGGGACCAGCGCGGCGGCTGCGTATATCGCCACTTCATCACCACGTACCGCAGCAACCGCACGATCTTCGGGCGCGGGAACAAGCCGTACGCGAGACCGTCTTCGGCCTCGTGGATCTCCGCGACGTGCCGCACCAGCATGCGGATCGCGTGCGGCACCGAAACCGTCTGGAGCGGTTCGTAACCGGCGTTCAGGACGAGCACCTTCACAACACACCTCTTTCCTCTCGGCGAAAATCGTCGCCGAGGGGAAAGAGCCGCGTCAATC is a genomic window of Amycolatopsis lexingtonensis containing:
- a CDS encoding dihydrodipicolinate synthase family protein, giving the protein MPKFAGIVPPLCTPFTDDFSVDTESLRRHVEVQLDAGVHGVFVLGSSSEVAFLPDAQRRVVVETTVDQVAGRVPVLAGCIDMTTLRVAEHIRAAEAAGADAVVVTAPYYTRTHVAEIDRHFRLLHERTALPIVAYDIPVAVHTKLDGGLVLDLAADGVIAGLKDSSGDEAAFRAVLLGKRDRGLDDFAVFTGSELVVDAALAMGADGAVPGLGNVDPVGYVLIHDHFKSGNLAAARREQERLMKLFSITSVAPPSRMGRGSAGLGAFKAAMKLRGFIDNAVMAPPQLPLNDEELLRIKEKLVEAGLL
- a CDS encoding beta-galactosidase, which encodes MIRYGADYNPEHWPADVRREDLELMAEAGVTMVTAGIYSWAAVEPRPGEYDFGWFDDVLAGLAGAGIGGCLATMTASPPPWLSRLHPEILPVRADGVRLSPGARQQFCPSSPVYRSHASRLVTELATRYAGHPALAMWHVGNEFGCHIRACYCDESATDFRRWLEERYGTIEALNDAWTTTFWSQRYSSWDEILPPRVAPTFPNPAQQLDFHRFSSDALLECFRTEQRVLRRVTPDVPITTNFVGLVQKALDWHTWTPHEDVVSLDSYPDPYDPRAHVEAAFAYDLVRSTKDQPWLLLEQAPSAVNWRSRNSPKPPGAMRLGSWQAIAQGADAVLFFQWRQTSGGAEKFHSAMVPHGGRDTRTFRETSALGRELARVPELAGTRVRADVALLHDWPSWWGLELDSHPASLEQLETHLAHYAPLFDANITCDVVHPSRDLSRYKLVVVPNLYLLERPVADNLRAYVARGGHLLVSYFSGIVDGCDRAYLGGHPAPLRDVLGLRVDEFWPLDGTVALEFSDGTTDSGTIWSEWIELEGAAAVATFAAGDLAGRPAITRHAFGNGVAWYAGTRPELGPVLSRVCAEAGVTPVITAPAGVQAVVRHGEESAYLFLLNHGTEPVTVDLPHAAPDLLTDPSRPVREVRLAPRGVAVLKG
- a CDS encoding sialidase family protein, translating into MRTLGSWAALLALAGSLLAVSPAQAEPMFEQQVLFKAAQDPGYSCFRIPAIVRSAHGTLLAFAEGRIDNCGDTGDIDLVLKRSTDGGKTWSPLQVVNRGGGDTHGNPVPIVDSRTGRIVLITTYNKGRDDDKGCDVPCPRTPHSQYSDDDGLTWSTPVDISAQAKLPDWDSWYASGPVHGIQLTRGRHAGRLVFGVNAETSDGTHSIENHAGLVYSDDGGRSWHVGAVNSYPHPVGGTYTQKPSEVTVAELADGSIYAGGREQGGTDIGNRDYAISRDGGETFSRSFTTIPDLVTPMVQGAVLRVGNRLLFSSPSDTDRRRWMMLRSSYDGGRTWENAEQGTRITTDWSGYSDLVQIAGARIGLLYEGGAVDARDEIRFARFDESYLGWHNSAGPSTPDVSGHADARVLGGASLAAGRFGGAVSLDGVDDYVRVPYDPAQPPGDGDLTWTGWFRYGASKGNQVLFWLGGMGGTAPQLWLRGEPANHRLLAMMTTAAGSASITTAQAYDDQAWHHIALERTGGKLLLWVDGVQVASGAAVTGSVSQTVSFQLQLGQRLDNQFRWNGSFDEVGFYRRALTAAELDAIRLGNAPVPAGQVLRLPFDRLRG
- a CDS encoding protein kinase domain-containing protein; the protein is MTDAGELIAGRYRLTMRIGQGAMGVVWRARDERLDRVVAVKQLDYDAAIGEAAGEQAAERALREARLTARLRHPHAITVHDVVEQDGEPYLVMEYLPSRSLAEILLDRECLPAEDVARIGRQTASALAAAHAEGIVHRDVTPGNVLIGEDGVAKIADFGISRATGEGTVTGGGFIAGTPAYLSPEVANGREAGFPADVFSLGSTLYRALEGTPPFGTDDNAIALLLRVAREDVTPPRHDGPLAEVLTRMLQRDPAARPSMAEVQQLFEAVTDGRPLPPPRPRPRTGTRLLRVRRPRRRLVLAVAAGAVLLAAGVLIGTALVPDSAPVVAAPVTSPPPPTPTTAADLGCAASYEVTNSWPGGYQVQVTVRNDHREDLSGWSVRWSLPDGHHITGLWNGDYTVDGSTVTVDNAAWNAKLNANATTTFGFIALAQSSDAGRPAVTCRTL
- a CDS encoding HNH endonuclease, with the translated sequence MKVLVLNAGYEPLQTVSVPHAIRMLVRHVAEIHEAEDGLAYGLFPRPKIVRLLRYVVMKWRYTQPPRWSRRGVLTRDGHRCAYCGARATTIDHVVPLSRGGERTSWLNTVAACGGAARSCNARKADKLPAEAGMKLRFTPYVPAWDQLHRPGA